The sequence below is a genomic window from Pagrus major chromosome 20, Pma_NU_1.0.
CTTGTAATGTCCGGAAACCAACACTTGGCATTGTGTGATAATTACATAAATAGCTTGTCgtcttgaaaagaaaaaaaaagtttaactcGTCAACCCATGACGATGTTTTGGGCTTCTGTACTAATGTTtagctgaaaaaaataaaaaaccttagCTTGCACATTAAACTTGATCATCAACAGTTATTCATACTGTGTAGGAAAGCAGGAGGCATGTGCATGGaattaattttgatttaaagaCCTGTATACTCTTTTCTGTTAGGTGGAAGCGCCTCCAGTTACACAGAGCGACCAGAGCTTCTTGATGATCCACAGTCTAATCAGAGCACTGGAGAATGTATGTTCAGGAAACAAACACTCCAAAAGTATACAGTAATTATAATCTAATCACTAAGTCTTGAAATTGAAGACACTTTGCTGTTTTTGAGAAGTAATATCACTTGAAAAATTTGTATTTCAACAAAGTAAATGTGATCTGTCATGAATGCATAAAGGTTGGCCTGTGCTCATTGCTCCCAACCCGAGGTATTGTTCCTGGGTTGAGTCGGTAGAAAATTGTTCTCCTGGCCTTGATTTGAACAACATGCAGCTGATTGATCTCAAACAGAGAGCTCCACTGTACTTCAATGACAGCAAAAATGCTCACATCTTAAAATCATTAGTGGACTAATGAGATAAAACCCTGCAATCCTGCCAACGCCCATCCCATAATGGCCTTTCAGTGACCACAATCACTGGATATTACTGCACATATTTGTGAGTCAGTGCTTTTCAAGGTTTGAGAATAAATTAGGAAGCATATCAAACCACAGATACTAATGTACTTCATTTCTTCTGCAATTAAGAGCTCCTACAGTAACATAagagcagaaaaacataaaagccCTGAAGAAAAATAAGAGCATGGAAGTCGGTATTACTCAATTTTACCCCTTTACCTCGACAGACAATGTGTCTTGATATTTTTTGCAGTACATGGGGAGCACACTGAGGGTAACTGCAGTTACCAGGATCTGTTTAGATACCTGCACCTGaccaaaaacaatgagctgTTCACCATGGTCCGGCCTGTTAAACACTACAGAGTGACGACATGGGTAGAACTCAAAATGGTGATCTATGCCATCTTAGATGTGGTAAGTTTGAAATCACGTTTCGAATCATTTTAAAAACGTAGTCGCTGTAGGTACACTGTTGATCCTTTACTCAGAAGAATAAAGGCgaaagtgaagataaatccactatataatcactttatattaaaaccagaacaatgttttgttttatgactcTTCTGCTGTCTGTTTGGTCAGCTACAGTAATTATGATAATGTTAATTGTGCTGCTGGAAAGGTTTTCACACATGCTGTTCTGCTTTGCTCGTAGCGAGAGGTTGACCAAACTTTGATTCTTTACACTTGGATTTATATGGTGAGTTCTCTCTGAGATACACAACAGCATTTTTGATCATTCTCACCTGTTCATCTTGAGTGAACACCCACATTATTTCCTTTAAATGGTATCTTGTCATTGTGTTTCTCGCCTTCCTCCTTGCTTTCTTATCTCCTCCCTTGTTTTCCTGTGTAGAGCTGGAAGAATCACCACATTTTGTGGGATCCGAAAGATTTCTGTGGACTAAATCATGTAGTATTTCCTAATGAAGCAATGTGGAAGCCAGATCTATTTATCGAAGAGATGTAAGtgtgaatatacagtatgtgcatgcTTTAATCCTGTCAAATCCTCAAACAGTGCGCCATCAGCAGTGGAGGTGACAGAACATTGTGTTACTGTGTGGAAAGGACACAAAAAATGACGCATTTGGATGCCAAAACATTTAATGGTTAATAATATAATTTCATACATATATGTATTGTACGTTTAATTTGTACTGGTTTCCAAAAGTCTGACAGAGATAgccattttaaagctgctcatGTTTTGTCCATTGGAAAGGCacctctagtgccaccatgaggaTAACATATGAATTTTGAGTCAAATGTCTAAacaactatgtgtgtgtgtttgttctcatACAGGACAGAGAAGGATAAGGCCCCTCCGAGTCCTTATATCAGTGTTACGAATGAAGGAATTGTTGAATTAAGGAACGACCAGGTGCTCGTCACCACCTGCAGAATGCAAGTTTACAAATTCCCCTTCGACATTCAGCGCTGCAACATCTCTTTCAAGTCTGCCTTACACTGTGGTAAACTTTAACTTGTTACCTGTACTTACTTACCTGTAGTGATATTTGTTCAACTAGATAGTTTTAGTGTGAGCTgtcgagttttggagatatctgcCGTAGAGATGTTTACCTTCTCTCTAATATAATGCAAACCCTACCTCTCACCTCACTGCATCATTTTTCTTCCACTGCAGATGACGAAATAAAGTTTGAAGCCATCCGCAATGCCTCAAAGATCACAGAGTGGTCCCATGACGCGATGCAGAGTCAGTACGAGTGGCTTTTCATCAACATGACAGTCACCAACAAAACTGTCAACCATTTTGGCTACAATCAAAGCATGATCATTTACACGGTAGGTATTTCTGGATACACTGCGCAACAAAATATGACAGTGTCAGCGACATAAAATTCTCCAGACATAAAAGGAAAGTGATGAGCAACACTTGTATTGGGTCGAGGGACTCATCAAGGGTGTTGAGGGCTCAACCATGAATCGTGCTtactaaataaaacatatagaAAGTCAAAATACTCCAATACTTCATAGTTTCCTTTGTCAAAAGTATATGAGACTTTTTTCTCACAGATCTCCATGAAGAGGCGTCCTATCCTCTACATTGTCAACTTCTTGCTGCCCATCCTGTTCTTCCTGTGTCTGGATTTGGCCTCCTTCCTGATCTCAGACAGCGGTGGCGAGAAGCTCGGCTTCAAAGTCACTGTGCTGCTTGCTGTCACCGTATTACAACTTATTCTGAATGAAATCCTGCCAGCCTCTTCAGACCGGATTCCACTGATAGGTAAGCAAGCTCAGAGTCAGTCCTCACTGGACTGCAGAGGTCGTATTGTTGACTCAATGTGTAGTTATTTGTCCACATTAATGATGAAGTCTTCCCCCTTTAGCCACCTTCTGTATTGGGATTTTTGGTCTCATGATGCTCAGCCTCCTGGAGACGATTTTTGTGATGTATCTGATGAGGAAAGACTTGGAAAACAACGAGGCGGACGAAGACCAAAGCCTGAGTGAGGACTGTGGGGACAAAGTCAGCTTCAAGAACTGTTTTAGAGGTGAGATTAAGCAAAGATTCAGGATCTGAACTCAGTCCCCCATTGCTGTTTCAGTTTGTGACTGCTGCTTTAATATTTGACTGCCTTTgacccaatgtcagctgggatcagctccagccCCCTGCGACCCTTTTTTGTGGACGCATTGAAGTATGTGGGTAGTGACGGTTATATCATTTGAAATGgacatgtctttttttgtacGTAAAAgaagcataaatgagccttaagAGTGGAAATCAGTGGGGAGGTTCACTGGGGAAACGATTCTGAGTGATATTTCCGGTGCTTGGCAGGACTAGCGTTAGTAACAGATCTGATGCACAGACGGCCTTAGCTTAGAGCGCTAAGCAATAAAAATCACGTTAGTAGCATTCACTCGAGGAAATTACAAACCTACACCTAGATTAGTGTCCTGTTACAATGGAAAACACTGGTCCTGGTAATGTGACAAGATGCACCGGAGGTCGCACCCATAATTCATGCAAGGTATCATTGGAGCTCAGAATAAGGTGGATAATGGTGTGCACCCTATCATTGTATTGTATCATAACTGTCTTCATGTCAAACTCACTGTATCCCTTCAGACAAGAAGAAATGGAcccactgtgtttgtgtccgtgACGAGTCTGCTGATGAAACTCCATCTGAACTGATGACCAAACAGGTTAGAATTAGGTTTCACTTAAAGGGTCTATGTTCTCCAGGCTGTTGACAGggattctgtttctgttgttgctgaatttattagtttagattttttgagcatcttaaaaaaaaaatgacacggACCAGACTGGCATCATGTCATCAAAGCTCTGTTGGGAAAGAATCGCACTTCCACATGATGTTAGGAACAACTGTGAGTCGAGAATAGATCTAGATAGAATAGATAGAATCTGTTCCACATTTCTAGATGTGACCTTTGGGCATTTTCAGCCGTTTCTGtggcagtgtttttttaaagggggGACATTTGGAGctgttttagtgtgtttgtggttaATGTTTTGTGAGGTAACCATGTGTGCCGGTCTGGTCTATTCACCCCTGTTGTATTTAACTGATATATTTGGATAAACTGACCATTTCGTTCTCATTGTGATGGACACACATTTGCAATCATACGTGGTCCATATTCTCCTTAATTACCAGTCCACTAACAACTTCTGCAGGGAAGCAGCAACCAACTGACGGAGGAGTCCCACGCCTTGGAGAAGGTCTCAGATGAGCTGAGGGAGGTGGAGAAAACACTGTCTCTGGTCCTCAAAAGCAGGAAGGAAGAGGCAAAGCCTGCTGGCTACTGGACCAGAGTGACTAAAAGAATCAACAAAGCTTTCTTCATTTTCTACGTCACAGTGGCCAGTGTGTTTTTAGTTGTTATCTTTTCAAAATGGAACAATCCAGCTGACGTTTAAAAACACGATAATGAGTAATTTTTCCATCACATATA
It includes:
- the LOC141015213 gene encoding 5-hydroxytryptamine receptor 3A-like, producing MAAGFLVLLLLFTGGSASSYTERPELLDDPQSNQSTGELHGEHTEGNCSYQDLFRYLHLTKNNELFTMVRPVKHYRVTTWVELKMVIYAILDVREVDQTLILYTWIYMSWKNHHILWDPKDFCGLNHVVFPNEAMWKPDLFIEEMTEKDKAPPSPYISVTNEGIVELRNDQVLVTTCRMQVYKFPFDIQRCNISFKSALHCDDEIKFEAIRNASKITEWSHDAMQSQYEWLFINMTVTNKTVNHFGYNQSMIIYTISMKRRPILYIVNFLLPILFFLCLDLASFLISDSGGEKLGFKVTVLLAVTVLQLILNEILPASSDRIPLIATFCIGIFGLMMLSLLETIFVMYLMRKDLENNEADEDQSLSEDCGDKVSFKNCFRDKKKWTHCVCVRDESADETPSELMTKQGSSNQLTEESHALEKVSDELREVEKTLSLVLKSRKEEAKPAGYWTRVTKRINKAFFIFYVTVARG